The DNA region ggtttttttggggagggggatttggggttcaggggggaCCTGGGGGGGTACAACCAGTACAGCTTCAGCGAGCACACCACGCTCCAGGTGCTGGGTAAGTGAacatttgggaatttgggaatttgggaatttttggggaattttttgggattttttcccattttttttcgatttttttgggattttttttcgaATTTTTTcgaatttttttggattttttttggatttttttcgattttttttttattttttttcggatttttttgggatttttttctgaattttttggatttttttgtggattttttgggaatttttttggatttttttgggatttttttttaatttttttggatttttttgggatttatttttggatttttttctgaattttttggatttttttgtggattttttgggattttttttggatgtttttggaattttttcgaatttttttcggatttttttgggattttttggggtattttttagggattttaaggggattttggggaatttttcagggatttttttgggattttggggaatttttcagggattttttttttatttttttcgatttttttttggattttttttttatttttttcaaattttttttgattttttgggggattttcttggattttttttagggattttaaggggattttgggatttttattcccagggatttttgggaatttttgggggacttttcggattttttttggaatttttctgaatttttttcagattttttctgatttttttctgatttttttcaaatttttttaaattttttttttcgattttttttttaaattttttgggattttttgggaatttttgggaattttttgggatttttttgggatttttattcccaggaatttttgggatttttccagcatttttttggGTGTaaaaggaggaattttgggtgataaaaaagggaattttggggtacAAAAAGCGTGATTTTGGCTGtgtaaaaaagggaatttttgaatgacaaaagtgggaatttttgggtataaaaagaggaattttcagatgataaaaaagggaatttttgggtatAAAAAGAGCGATTTTGGGAGTgtaaaaaagagaatttttgggtataaaaagaggaattttcagatgataaaaaagggaatttttggggtataaaagtgggaatttttgggctATAAAAGGGGTATTTTTTGGGTGTAAAACCCCTGATTTTGGCTGtgtaaaaaagggaatttttggggtataaatgtgggattttttggggtataAAAGCGGGATTTTTTGAGGTATaaaagagggaatttttgggtataaaagtgggaatttttggggtacAAAAGCGGGATTTTTTGGATATAAAAATCGCGATTTTGGCTGtgtaaaaaagggaatttttggggtatAAAAGCGGTATTTTTTGGGTGTAAACCCCCTGATTTTGGGTGTGTAAAAGCGGTATTTTTTGGGTGTAAAAACCGTGGGTTTGGGTGTATAAAAAGGGTATTTTTGGGTATAAACCCCctgattttgggtgttttctcCCCGCAGAGGAGCCGCTGCTGGAGCTGCCGGGGGAGCTGGTGGCCGGCGCCGTGGCCGAGCTGCGCTGCCGCGTTCCGGACTCGTGTCCCCGCCAGCGGCCGCGGCTGCGCTGGGAGGGGGCCCAGGAGCTTCCGGAAGCTTCCGAGCGCGAGTGGCGCGAGGAcgcggccggggccgcctcGGTGGTGGCGCGGCTGCGGTTCCGACCCCGGAGAGAGGACGGGGGGCGCAGGGTGGGCTgccaggtgaccctgcccaactccagcctggccttcaaCGCCGGAATGGCCCTGGATGTGCAGTGTAGGTACAAccaaacacacctggggtacacctggggggcatcaaaacacacctggggacacctggggtacacctggacacacctggggtacacctgagatacacctcagtacacctggacacacctgggtacacctgggaacacctggatacacctggacacacctgggtacacctgggaacacctggacacacctggggaggggttctgggggtccctgacacacctgggggtacctgggggtCGCTgccaggtgaccctgcccaaCTCCAGCCTCACCTTCAACGCCGGAATGGCGCTCGATGTGCAGTGTAGGTACAGCcggatacacctggacacacctggggtacacctggggtacacctggggacagctggggtacacctgagatacacctcagtacacctggacacacctggggacacctggggtacacctggggacagctggggtacacctgagatacacctcagtacacctggacacacctggggacacctggggggcatcaaaacacacctggggtacacctggacacacctggggacacctggggggcatcaaaacacacctggggtacacctggacacacctggacacacctggggacacctggggtacacctggggacacctggacacacctggacacacctggggtacacctggatacacctggatacacctgagatacacctcagtacacctggacacacctggggacacctggacacacctggatacacctggacacacctgggtacacctggggtacacctgggtacacctggggtacacctggggtacacctggacacacctggatacacctgggaacacctggggtacacctgggcacacctggatacacctggacacacctggggacagctggggtacacctggggtacacctcagtacacctggacacacctggatacacctggacacacctggggtacacctgggtacacctggggaggggttctgggggtccctgacacacctgggggtacctgggggtCGCTgccaggtgaccctgcccaactccagcctggccttcaaCGCCGGAATGGCCCTGGATGTGCAGTGTAGGTACAgccagacacacctggggtacacctggggacacctgggggacacctggatacacctggggtacacctggacacacctggatacacctggacacacctggggacagctggggtacacctggggtacacctcagtacacctggacacacctggatacacctggacacacctggggtacacctgggtacacctggggaggggttctgggggtccctgacacacctgggggtacctgggggtCGCTgccaggtgaccctgcccaactccagcctggccttcaaCGCCGGAA from Poecile atricapillus isolate bPoeAtr1 chromosome 32 unlocalized genomic scaffold, bPoeAtr1.hap1 SUPER_32_unloc_5, whole genome shotgun sequence includes:
- the LOC131574018 gene encoding uncharacterized protein LOC131574018 gives rise to the protein MWPGVSETPPQVCPGVSRCIQVSPGVSRCVQVSPGVLRCISGVPRCVQVYPRCPQVCPAVPTLHIQGHSGVEGQAGVGQGHLAATPRYPQVCQGPPEPLPRCTQVYPSCPQVCPGVSRCVQVCLAVPTLHIQGHSGVEGQAGVGQGHLAATPRYPQVCQGPPEPLPRCVQVYPGVPQLSPGVPQVSPGVSRCIRLYLHCTSSAIPALKVRLELGRVTWQRPPGTPRCVRDPQNPSPGVSRCSQVYPGVFGCTYTAHPGPFRR